The window TCAATTGCAGTATCTGGAGCTGAAGCTGAAGGAAGAGCTGATCAAGCTCTGTGAGAGGCTGGACGGTTCTTTCCTGGAAAAAGGCGGCGGACGGTATGTCATCTTCAGTACACGCGGGGCAATTGAACGGGAGCTGAAGCTGCTGAGTGATACCGTTGATTATTTGGCGGCCAAAACGGATACCAGTGTAGCGGTGGGTATCGGCTTCGGTGAGACGGTGTCCGCTGCGGAGACGAATGCGCATACTGCACTTCGCCAATCCAAGGAGAAAACGGACAAACGCATCGTTATCATACAGGAGGACGGTGTCATCGTTGAGTCGGCCGATCAGGATGACAAGCTGGTCTATTCGTTTCGGACGAATGATCAGGAAATTATGGCCAAGCTGAAAACCAGCGGAATCAGCGTCAAAACATTCAATAAAGTAGTTGCGCTGGTCCGGCGGATGGGCTGGGAAAGCTTTACTGCCAAGGACTTGGCGGTCCAGCTGCAAATGACCGAACGCAATGCCCGGCGGATTATGACAGAATTGTCCGAGGCGGGGCTTGTCGACTCCGCCGGCGAGGAAGCACCGGGAGTACGCGGCAGACCCGTTAAAATATACCGGTTCAAGTAGGCATCCAATTGGGATGCCTCTTTTTTTGCGCCGTAGTGTAATGTTTCATGACTCATAACGTTATGTTAATTAAAAAACATTGAAAAACGGTAGACTCCTATATATTATGTATATAAGGAAATTATCCGTAATTAGTCCTTAAATAAAATGAGTCACCGGGAGGTAACAGTATGCGGAAGGTGCTAGGCAGCAATTGGGTGTTGGCATTGTTATTTTTGGGATGGTCATTAGGGAATCTGGACCGGTACGTAATGAATTACGCAGTGCTAACGATTACGGAAGATTTAAGCCTCAGTGCTACATCGACGGGGATTTTGCTTAGCTCCTTTTTTGCCGGTTATGCCATTATGCAGATGCCCGGGGGCTGGCTCGCCGATAAGTTTGGTTCAAGGAAGGTACTGATCCTTTCTGTTGTGTTGTGGTCGATCTTTACGGCAATGACAGGCGCAGCCTGGTCACTTGGTTCCATCCTGATCATCCGCTTCCTGTTCGGGATTGGCGAAGGCGGCTTCCAGCCCGCAGCTTCGAAGCTTATTGCAGGTATCTTTCCGCAGGAGAAGCGGGCCAGGGCGATGTCGATTTTATTAACCTCAGGCGGTCTTATGGCCTTTATTACACCGATTTTCTCAGCTTATGTATTGGATTCAATAGGCTGGCGCCATATGTTCATGTACATAGGCATCGTGGGGATTATCATCGCCGTCCTGTATTGGAAGTTTATCTACAATCCGCAACAGGCTTCTGGCGTTGAAGCTGTGGTGAATGCTGTGAAAACCCCGCAGCCGGGGTTCGGCCAGCTGTTCAAAACCCCGATGATGTGGAGTCTGCTAATCGCTTATTTCAGTATTTATGCCGTGAACTGGGGGCTGGCCAGCTGGATGCCGACATATCTGTCTGATGTCCGGGGACTTTCCATGAAATCGCTTGGCCTGCTCCAGATGATTCCGAGTGTCGCTTCGTTTGCCGGACTTTTTGCAGGGGGTTACTTGCTCGATAAGATGACTGGAGGAAAGGAACGGTATGCCGGCGCTTTCTCCTGTGCTGTAATCGGGGCAATGCTCTACCTTATGTTTAATGCCTCAAGCGTGGAAGGTTTTATTATCTATCAATCAGTTACAAGTATTTTTCTTGCTTTTGTGCTTATTCTGCTGCCGGCGATCGTGCTGAAAAAAATCCCGGCGGCTTCGACCGGCTCAGCGATGGGGATGGTTAATACCGGAGGTCAGCTGGCCGGTTTTATTGCACCTATGGCTATCGGGTTCATGGTTGATGCCTTCAAGGGCTCCTATGAAGCGGCCTTCTGGATGCTGATCGGGTTTACACTCGTCTGTACCGTGGCGCTGCTCAGCTTGAACTTCAACAAAGGCGCGGCTTTGGAGGACAAGCTGACACTGGCCGAAACCAACGGCTAAGCGGCATACAAACACTGTGAAGAAGAGGGGATATTAATGGATAGAACAGCTAAAATCTCTGCGGCGATTGAACATAAACGGGAGTCTTTCATTACGCTTAGCAATACACTTTGGGAGATGGCGGAGACTGCATTCGAAGAGCATCAGTCGGCAGAAGCGATCTGCCAGGCGCTTGAACAAGAAGGCTTTACCGTGGAACGGCAGGTTGCGGGGCTGCAGACAGGATTTGTCGGCAGTTACGGAAGCGGCCAGCCGGTGGTGGCGATTCTGGGTGAATTTGATGCTTTGCCGGGGCTTAGCCAGTTGCAGGGACTTGCCCGTCCGGAGGCGGCCGAGCCCGGCGGGAACGGGCATGGCTGCGGACATAATCTGCTGGGAACCGGATCATTAGCAGCGGCAGTAGCAGTTAAAGATTACATGGAAAGCACAGGGCTTCAAGGCACGGTGCGGTATTACGGCTGCCCGGCAGAGGAGAGCGGCTCCGGCAAAGCCTACATGGTACGTGAAGGGCTGTTCAGCGATGTTGATCTGGCGTTAAGCTGGCATCCTTATACAGCGGCACTTGTACAGCATTTAAGTTCGCTGGCGAACTATGCAGTGAAGTTCAAGTTTTACGGTAAGAGTGCACATGCTGCAGCAGCCCCGCATCTCGGACGCAGCGCACTCGATGCCGTTGAGCTGATGAATGTAGGTGTCAACTATTTAAGGGAGCATATGATTCCAGAGGCCCGGGTGCATTATGCGGTTACGAATGCGGGCGGTTCTTCGGCCAATGTAGTCCAGGCCTATGCGGAAGTATCATATTTGATCCGTTCCCCCAAGCAGCAGCAGGTCGTCGAGCTGTACAATCGTGTCCATGATATTGCTAAAGGCGCAGCGCTGATGACGGGAACGGTGATGGAGACCGAATTCGAGGGGGCGGCAGCGAATCTGATTCCTAACAGAACACTGGCTGAGGTGATGCATGCCAACCTGACCGCAATCGGCATTCCCGATTATGATGCAGACGAGTGGCAGTATGCTGCTGACATCCGCGCGACCTTGTCGCCTGAGGAAAGGGATGCTGCTCTATATGGGATGGACCCGCTGACGGTGATGAAACTGAAAGACAAGGCAATTGCCGATGTCATCATTCCCCTATATCCGGTTGAACCAACCATGCCGGGGTCGACAGATGTGGCGGATGTCAGCTGGATCGTTCCAACAGTTCAGTGCATGACTGCTTGCTGGGCGATGGGTACTGCCTTGCATACGTGGCAGGTCGTGGCACAGGGAACGATGCCGATTGCCCACAAGGGAATGCTCCAGGCGGCTAAAGTTATCGCCGGTACAGCTATTGAAGCGATGGAGAATCCGCAGATCATTGCCGCAGCAAAAGCCGAACAAACGGAAAGACTGCAGGGCCAATCTTATGTCTCAATGATTCCGGCTTTGCAGCTGCCGCCCCGCTTATAATAGAATGGGGAGACTCTGTCCGCAGTGAAATATCATGAGCCAAAAAGCAGAGCAGCGACCCTCCAATCACGGAGGATCGCTGCTCTATTTTAATGCTTAAGAGGACTCTGCTTTTGGGACTGTGGTTGAAGCACTGGTCTCGTTTAATGTTTCTACCGGATGTTTGCCAAATGCTCAACCAGTCTGTTCCAGGTTTCCGTGATGCCTTGGAGCATGCCCATATCCATTACCTGCTTCAGGTCTTCGGGGGTTGCATAATCCGAGCGGCAAATGACCAATGTCCCGCTATCCGTTTGGGTGAAGGTCAGCGTTACCAGCGTCTCTGCCAAATCTTCGTTCACATTGCCCTCAGCATCAGAGAAATAATCAACATAGACAATCTTCTCGGGCTCGATGATCTCACGGTATACGCCCTTGCCCCAGGATTCCATTCCGTAGAAATCGCCCTGATTCTTGTCCTCGCATTTCATACAGTAATGCCAGACTCCGCCCTCGCGGAAATCGATATGGCATACCGGAAGACTCCAGCCGCGCGGCCCCCACCAGTGCTTCAGATGCTCCGCTTGTGAGAATGCCTGAAACACCAGCTCACGGGGAGCATTGAATTCACGTTCAAGAATAAGCGATTTGTCCTCTACTCTGGATACCATTTGATTAGTCATTTGCCCTCATCCTCTCTGATTGCATGAAATGTGCTTATCACGTCCAGCTTAGTCTTGCTGCTCTGCCGGCAATTTCTTCTCCAGCGTCTGTAAGTAATCATCCAGGCGGTCCAATCTGTCCTCCCATAGTACACGGTAGTTCTCCAGCCAATCGTCCAGTTCCCGGAAAGGAGCCGGGCACAGACTGTAGATTCTGCGGTTGGCATCGACCTTGGACTCCACGATTCCGGCCTCGCTTAAAACCCGCAAATGCTTCGAGGCTTGGGGCTGCCGAAGCTGCAGCTGCCGGGCGATTTCGCCTACAGTGAGCGGATGACCGCGCAGCAGTTCAACCATCTGCAGGCGGTTAGGTTCGGCCAAGGCACTCATAACCATTGCATTCATATTCATCATCCATTCGCTTGCGGTGCTATTCTTTGCTGAATACAATATACCATAACAGGAATATTCCTGTAAAGGAATATTTAAAACATACCCCCGCCCTCATCTTAATGAGCCGGCAGGGTACTAGAGATAGGGCGAAGATTAAGACTTGCTGCCTAACCGCTGCAAATGTCTGCGGAAAGCGGCCATTACCCACAGATGGGCTTTGGCTTGTGTATATTTATAGAGAAACCACGGCAGGGAAGGCAGATAATCATGGATGGCAATTACGCATTCCCGGGTGCCGGGAATCTGCAGGAATTCAAGCCTGCCTTCATGGGGATCGCCTTTTTTGGTGAAGGCTCCGCCGGAAATTTGATACACTGTGCTCTCCGCACTGCTCCTTTCCGGGAGATAGGTCAACTCCAGAATAGGTTTGCGGCTGGCCCGCAGATGCACGCGGTAAATATTCCTCCCGTCATAATCAATACGGACCAGCGGCTTCAATGTTCTGCCCAGCCACTCCAGATAATAACGGGCGGCCCAATCGGTATTGGTATTGCCCGGCAGTACTACGCGCTGAATGGAGCGGACATCGGCGGCCTTTTTTGATTTGCTTCCGGAGTTTGATTTGGCAGGGGCGGTGGATTTCCCTTTGGGCCTCCTTGCGGCTTCGTCCTCCGCCTTCAGTGCCTCCCGCGCAGCTTCATCAAAAGGAATCCGGCCATCGCTGATGCCGGGAACCGTCCGCGCAGGATGAACAACCATAGGGTGGGTCAGGCTTTCAATCAGCGGGTAGGCCATCTCCTTCGGCGCTCCGGTGATCAGCGTTACCCAGAGGCGCGACAGATGGATGGTCAGCAGCGGAATATCGAATAATCTCCGTCTTTTATGCAGGACCTCCGCGGTCTTCAGCATCATTTCTTTATAAGTCATGCTGCCGGGACCGCCGACGTCGATCGCGCGGCCGTATAACTCAGCGCTGCCGATACATTTGCGGAGTGCAAGGAGTACCTCTGACAAGGCGATTGGCTGGGTGGCTGTCCGCGTCCATTTCGGCAGCAGCATGACCGGCAGACGCCGGACCAGCTTGACCAGGATCGGGAAGGAAGAGCCCTGCGGACCTACAATCAATCCGGCACGGATGGTTGTAACGGGTACCCCGTAAGAGCCGAGAATCCGCTCCACCTCAAGCCGGCTGCGTAAATGGCGGGAGAGCTGCTCCTGCGGGATATTCCCGGGAATAATGCCGCTTAAGTAGACGATCTGCTTAATGCCGTTCTTGCGGGCTGCCCGGGCAAAATTGTCCGCCAGTATCGCATCCATATCCTCAAAGGCCGCTTGGGTCAGCTTAGCCGACGGCAGCATCGAATGAACGAGGTAGATTGCATAGTCTGCGCCCTGCAGCGCCTGCTCTGCCGATGACATCGAGAACAGCTCACAGGAGCGCCACTCCACATTCGGGCGGTTCTCCTTCTGGTTCCCGTGCCTTGACAGGGCGATCACGTCGTAATCCCCGGTCAACAGCTTCAGCAGATTATGGCCGATGTATCCGCTGGCTCCGGTTAAGGCGATACTCGCTCTCCGGCCGGTGCCTTCACTCCCTATGACTGGCTCAGGCCTGTTCTCGGTTGTTACCTCTTTTGCAGTTCCGGGTGTATTCATAGATTATCCCTGCTTCCATTAATGATAGATATGACCGAACTGAGTATCGTGCTGTTCAGTACCCTTTTCCGCGCTGCTTCAACCTCTGCCTTGCTGTAACCCTATATTTTGTGAAGAAAAAGGATATTCAGTTATAATGAAGTTCATAAGCATTAAATTTGAAGCAAATGAGGGAGGCAGACCGGATGAATGATCAGCAGAATACCCGGCAGCAGCTCGCCACCTTTGCCGGGGGCTGCTTCTGGTGTATGGTCAAGCCGTTTGACGAGCTGCCGGGCATTGTCTCCGTGGTGTCCGGCTATACGGGCGGACATACCGGGAACCCGACATATGCTGAGGTCGGAACCGAGACAACCGGACATTTTGAGGCGGTACAGATTACCTTTGAGCCGGAGCTGTTTCCGTACACGCGTCTGCTGGACATCTATTGGCAGCTGATTGATCCGACTGACCGGGGCGGCCAGTTCATGGACCGGGGGAGTTCTTACCGGACGGCTATCTTCGTGCACAGTGAAGAGCAGCGGGCCCAGGCGGAGGCGTCCAAAGCCGCGCTTCAGGCAGAGAAGCGGTTCAAGTCTCCGATTGTGACCGAAATCCTGCCCGCCGCACCGTTTTATCCGGCTGAAGCGGAGCATCAGGACTACTATAAGACTCATCCGCTGGATTATAAGCTGTATCTGAAGGGCTCCGGCCGGGGGGATTTCACCGAACTACATTGGAACGGGCGTGAAGACAAGGAACGTCTGCGTTCCCGGCTGACCGCTCTGCAATACGAAGTGACCCAGCATAAAGGGACGGAGCCTGCGTACGACAATGCGTACTGGAACCATTTTCAAGACGGCATTTATACCGATGTGCTGAATGGTGATCCGCTGTTCAGCTCCCGGGACAAGTTCGATTCAGGTACCGGCTGGCCCGCGTTCACCTCACCGCTCGAACCGGGGCTGGTCCGCAGGGAAGCGGACTACAGCGGCGGCGGGGTGCGGACATTGCTGCGGAGCAGGCTGAGCGGTGCTTACCTAGGGCAGTTGTCCTATGACGGTCCGGAGCCTTCGAAGCTGCATTACCGGATTTATTCAGCCGCAATCCGCTTTGTTCCGAAGGGGGAGCTTGCTGTAAACGGGCTGGAGCGCTACCTGGCACTGTTTGCGGATGATAAGCCGGTGGAGGCATAGCATCAGCCTGGACTGTCCGGCAGGCTTGCGAAATATTGTATAATAATATAAAAAGCGTTATTTTTGCGTTTGTACACTAAAGGAGTGACCCTATGCATCTTGATCAGCAGAATGCAGGAGAACGGCTGAAAGTGATAGCCGATCAGCTGGCGGAGGATATCACTTCACGCCAGTATGAACAACAGCCTGACCTAGAGCAAAGATTCGGTCCTTCCGGAAGAGCAAGAACGAAGCAGGATTCCTTATATCATTTGCGGTATCTGGCCCAGAGTGTGGCGCTGGAGAGTCCGCTTCTGTTTATTAACTACGTTGCCTGGCTGAAAGTGCTGCTTGTGCAGTACAAGATTACGGCTGAGGATCTGCGGATTAATCTCAAGCTGATGAAAGAAGCGATAAGTGCCCGGGTAGAGCAGCCGGAAAGAGAGCTGATTCTAAGTTATCTGGACATGGGCCTTTATCATACACGCGGGGAGGAGAGCCTGCCTTCCTTTCTTCAGCCTCAAAAGCCCTATTTCCGGGAGGCGGACGAATATCTGAAGCTGCTTCTGGACGGAGAACGGCGTAAGGCTTCGGAGTTTGTACTGGACTTATATAAGGACGGCATACCGATCCACGATATTTATCTGCATATCTTTCAGGAAACCCAATATGAGATTGGACGGCTGTGGCAGATGGGGCGCATTACAGTAGCCCAGGAGCATTACTGCACAGCCTGTACCCAGAGCATTATCTCCCAGCTCTATCCGCAATGGATTCGGGCACAGAATGGCAAGAAAAGACTGGTTGCGGTTGGTGTGGGTGAAGAGCTTCATGAAATCGGACTGCGGATGCTGGCTGATTTCTTCGAAATGGAGGGCTGGAATACGTTCTATCTGGGCTCTAATATGCCCGTAGAGGGCCTGGTCCGTCATTTGAAGGAGCAGCCTGCCGAGCTGCTGGCAATTTCAATTACTATGACTTTTCATGTATCGGAGGTCATTCGCGTGATATCGTCCATCCGCAGCCATCGTGAGCTGGACAGCCTCCGCATTATGGTCGGCGGAATGCCGTTTAATATAGACACTGAACTATGGAAGAAGGTCGGCGCTGACGGCTATGCCCCGGACGCGAAGCTTGCACTGGAGGTGGCGGAACGGCTTGTTTCTGAAGAGGCCATACTGAAGGCGGGGTTTCCAAATGATTGACCATGAGCAGGAAATCCGCAAACTGAGGGGGACCATCGAGAAGCTCTCGCATCAGGTGATTGACGGCCAGCAGCGGGAAGAACAAATCTTAGCCGAATTTTCGGCGATGAACAATGAATTGATTACGATGCACCGTCGCCTTGCCAAGAATAATGCCGAACTTAAGGAGCTGAAAGAAGAGGCGGAAGCGGCCAACCGGGCGAAAAGCCTGTTTCTGGCTACAGTCAGCCACGAAATCCGCACACCGATGAACGGTATTCTGGGTATGACCGAACTGCTCGGGGCAGAGGGGATGGAGGAAGAACAGCAGAGTTATCTGCAGGTGATCCGTGATTCCGCGCAGTACCTGCTGCAGATGATCAATAATCTGCTCGATATCTCCAAAATTGAAGCCAGAAAAATGGAACTGAACAAGATATCCTTCAGCGTTCATGATCTGCTGGAGCATGCCTTCAAGCTGCTCTCTCCCGCTGCTGTAAAGCGCGGAAATACTTTGAAGTGGAAGATTGGAAGCGGTGTGGCGGATACGCTTGAGGGAGATTCCCCCAAAATCCTTCAAGTGCTCATCAATCTGCTCGGCAATGCGGTGAAGTTCACGCAGAACGGGGAAGTAGAGCTGACAGTGAGTCTGGCCGGTGAGGATGAATTCTGTCAGAGGCTTTGCTTTGCAGTCCGGGATGAGGGTATCGGCATCTCACAGGAGGATCAGGCGGCTCTATTTCAGCCGTATTCGCAAATGAGCCGGGATGGGGAGAAGGCAGCAGAAGGTACCGGACTCGGCCTGTCGATTTGCAAGTCTATGGTAGAACTGATGGGCGGAACAATTAAGGTGGATAGTTCACCAGGACAGGGTTCCACCTTCCGCTTCGGGCTTGTGCTGGACAAACCGACAAGCCTGCCGGAGCCGCAGTCTCCCGCTGAAGCTGCATTGCCGGAGGGCCGATTCAGTACGCAACCCGTACTGGTTGCGGAAGACAATGGGCTGAACCGCACACTGCTGCAGCAGCAGCTCAAGAGGCTGGGGATTACAGAGGTGCATCTGGTGGGCAGCGGCAGTGAGGCTGTAGAAGCCTGGCAGCAGCAGGAGTATGGGCTGATTCTGATGGACAGCAGGCTTCCGGGCATGAATGGCGACGAGGCGGTCCGTCTCATCCGCCAGCTGGAATTATCCGGGGCAAGGCCGAGAATTCCCATCATTGGTGTGACCGGAGACGGGGCGGAAGAGAGCCGGTTGCAGTTCGTCCGGGCTGGCTTGGATGATTGGGCGGCGAAACCGCTGAGTCTGCAGAAGCTGCAGCAGCTTCTGGACAAATGGTTTGGCAGGGAGCCGTATATTCCCGTCCTTCAGCAAGACACGCTGACCGGCATCCGGGAGATGGACGGTGACGAAGAGCCGCAATTTCTCCGCATGCTGGTAGAGATTTTCAAAAGTGATACCCCCCTTCGGCTGGCGGCGCTGGATGCGGCGGCGTCGATGAGGAATCTTCCGGAGATGGCGGCGGTTGCCCACGGCCTGAAATCGGGCAGTCTGAGCATCGGTGCGCAGTATTTTTCCCATTTGTCCGCGTTGGTTGAACTGCATGCCAGAGCAGAGGAATATGACCTGGCCGTGCAGCAGCTGACTAAGCTTGGGCCTGCATACGAGGAAGCCTGCCGGGAGCTGGAAGGTCTGCTGTAGATAAAGGAATGTTAGACCGGTATGCCCATTTTTCGGGGGCTGCCGGTCTTTTTTTAGGCGCATGATCATATCAAGGCAGTAGAGACATATTATATAACGTGATCGCATACTGTATTGCTGCTTTTCTCTGACAATGTCATATAAGGTCACATTTACGATTGACAAATGCTGGAGCCAGGTATATATTCTTCTCAGCGATATATAGTGATTAGTCAACAGAATGTAGCTGAGAATCAGGAGACAGACGTTTCCTAGTTTCGGGTGCATTTTTTTTATGAATCAAGAACCAGAACATACCAATCAATGCCAAAGAATCGAGGAGAATTTCTGCATGGGGGAAACATCCGCTTCATCTTTTCCGATCGGGAAGTTAGCTATACTGCTTGCGGTTCTTCAGGAGCATGAATGGAAAAAGGTTATTGAGCAGGAGCTGGCTTCGCAGGACTTCCGCTATACGATCGGGCGGGTCGGGGCTATGGATATGATTAAAGTGATCGCAGCCATCGAAACAGCAGCCAAAAGCAA of the Paenibacillus pedocola genome contains:
- a CDS encoding SRPBCC family protein; translation: MTNQMVSRVEDKSLILEREFNAPRELVFQAFSQAEHLKHWWGPRGWSLPVCHIDFREGGVWHYCMKCEDKNQGDFYGMESWGKGVYREIIEPEKIVYVDYFSDAEGNVNEDLAETLVTLTFTQTDSGTLVICRSDYATPEDLKQVMDMGMLQGITETWNRLVEHLANIR
- a CDS encoding MFS transporter, which codes for MRKVLGSNWVLALLFLGWSLGNLDRYVMNYAVLTITEDLSLSATSTGILLSSFFAGYAIMQMPGGWLADKFGSRKVLILSVVLWSIFTAMTGAAWSLGSILIIRFLFGIGEGGFQPAASKLIAGIFPQEKRARAMSILLTSGGLMAFITPIFSAYVLDSIGWRHMFMYIGIVGIIIAVLYWKFIYNPQQASGVEAVVNAVKTPQPGFGQLFKTPMMWSLLIAYFSIYAVNWGLASWMPTYLSDVRGLSMKSLGLLQMIPSVASFAGLFAGGYLLDKMTGGKERYAGAFSCAVIGAMLYLMFNASSVEGFIIYQSVTSIFLAFVLILLPAIVLKKIPAASTGSAMGMVNTGGQLAGFIAPMAIGFMVDAFKGSYEAAFWMLIGFTLVCTVALLSLNFNKGAALEDKLTLAETNG
- a CDS encoding ArsR/SmtB family transcription factor, coding for MNAMVMSALAEPNRLQMVELLRGHPLTVGEIARQLQLRQPQASKHLRVLSEAGIVESKVDANRRIYSLCPAPFRELDDWLENYRVLWEDRLDRLDDYLQTLEKKLPAEQQD
- a CDS encoding NAD(P)H-binding protein, with amino-acid sequence MNTPGTAKEVTTENRPEPVIGSEGTGRRASIALTGASGYIGHNLLKLLTGDYDVIALSRHGNQKENRPNVEWRSCELFSMSSAEQALQGADYAIYLVHSMLPSAKLTQAAFEDMDAILADNFARAARKNGIKQIVYLSGIIPGNIPQEQLSRHLRSRLEVERILGSYGVPVTTIRAGLIVGPQGSSFPILVKLVRRLPVMLLPKWTRTATQPIALSEVLLALRKCIGSAELYGRAIDVGGPGSMTYKEMMLKTAEVLHKRRRLFDIPLLTIHLSRLWVTLITGAPKEMAYPLIESLTHPMVVHPARTVPGISDGRIPFDEAAREALKAEDEAARRPKGKSTAPAKSNSGSKSKKAADVRSIQRVVLPGNTNTDWAARYYLEWLGRTLKPLVRIDYDGRNIYRVHLRASRKPILELTYLPERSSAESTVYQISGGAFTKKGDPHEGRLEFLQIPGTRECVIAIHDYLPSLPWFLYKYTQAKAHLWVMAAFRRHLQRLGSKS
- a CDS encoding ATP-binding protein, with amino-acid sequence MIDHEQEIRKLRGTIEKLSHQVIDGQQREEQILAEFSAMNNELITMHRRLAKNNAELKELKEEAEAANRAKSLFLATVSHEIRTPMNGILGMTELLGAEGMEEEQQSYLQVIRDSAQYLLQMINNLLDISKIEARKMELNKISFSVHDLLEHAFKLLSPAAVKRGNTLKWKIGSGVADTLEGDSPKILQVLINLLGNAVKFTQNGEVELTVSLAGEDEFCQRLCFAVRDEGIGISQEDQAALFQPYSQMSRDGEKAAEGTGLGLSICKSMVELMGGTIKVDSSPGQGSTFRFGLVLDKPTSLPEPQSPAEAALPEGRFSTQPVLVAEDNGLNRTLLQQQLKRLGITEVHLVGSGSEAVEAWQQQEYGLILMDSRLPGMNGDEAVRLIRQLELSGARPRIPIIGVTGDGAEESRLQFVRAGLDDWAAKPLSLQKLQQLLDKWFGREPYIPVLQQDTLTGIREMDGDEEPQFLRMLVEIFKSDTPLRLAALDAAASMRNLPEMAAVAHGLKSGSLSIGAQYFSHLSALVELHARAEEYDLAVQQLTKLGPAYEEACRELEGLL
- the msrA gene encoding peptide-methionine (S)-S-oxide reductase MsrA, coding for MNDQQNTRQQLATFAGGCFWCMVKPFDELPGIVSVVSGYTGGHTGNPTYAEVGTETTGHFEAVQITFEPELFPYTRLLDIYWQLIDPTDRGGQFMDRGSSYRTAIFVHSEEQRAQAEASKAALQAEKRFKSPIVTEILPAAPFYPAEAEHQDYYKTHPLDYKLYLKGSGRGDFTELHWNGREDKERLRSRLTALQYEVTQHKGTEPAYDNAYWNHFQDGIYTDVLNGDPLFSSRDKFDSGTGWPAFTSPLEPGLVRREADYSGGGVRTLLRSRLSGAYLGQLSYDGPEPSKLHYRIYSAAIRFVPKGELAVNGLERYLALFADDKPVEA
- a CDS encoding M20 family metallopeptidase: MDRTAKISAAIEHKRESFITLSNTLWEMAETAFEEHQSAEAICQALEQEGFTVERQVAGLQTGFVGSYGSGQPVVAILGEFDALPGLSQLQGLARPEAAEPGGNGHGCGHNLLGTGSLAAAVAVKDYMESTGLQGTVRYYGCPAEESGSGKAYMVREGLFSDVDLALSWHPYTAALVQHLSSLANYAVKFKFYGKSAHAAAAPHLGRSALDAVELMNVGVNYLREHMIPEARVHYAVTNAGGSSANVVQAYAEVSYLIRSPKQQQVVELYNRVHDIAKGAALMTGTVMETEFEGAAANLIPNRTLAEVMHANLTAIGIPDYDADEWQYAADIRATLSPEERDAALYGMDPLTVMKLKDKAIADVIIPLYPVEPTMPGSTDVADVSWIVPTVQCMTACWAMGTALHTWQVVAQGTMPIAHKGMLQAAKVIAGTAIEAMENPQIIAAAKAEQTERLQGQSYVSMIPALQLPPRL
- a CDS encoding cobalamin-dependent protein (Presence of a B(12) (cobalamin)-binding domain implies dependence on cobalamin itself, in one of its several forms, or in some unusual lineages, dependence on a cobalamin-like analog.); its protein translation is MHLDQQNAGERLKVIADQLAEDITSRQYEQQPDLEQRFGPSGRARTKQDSLYHLRYLAQSVALESPLLFINYVAWLKVLLVQYKITAEDLRINLKLMKEAISARVEQPERELILSYLDMGLYHTRGEESLPSFLQPQKPYFREADEYLKLLLDGERRKASEFVLDLYKDGIPIHDIYLHIFQETQYEIGRLWQMGRITVAQEHYCTACTQSIISQLYPQWIRAQNGKKRLVAVGVGEELHEIGLRMLADFFEMEGWNTFYLGSNMPVEGLVRHLKEQPAELLAISITMTFHVSEVIRVISSIRSHRELDSLRIMVGGMPFNIDTELWKKVGADGYAPDAKLALEVAERLVSEEAILKAGFPND